The following proteins are co-located in the Mus caroli chromosome 7, CAROLI_EIJ_v1.1, whole genome shotgun sequence genome:
- the Gpatch1 gene encoding G patch domain-containing protein 1, giving the protein MAALDSDSDEDLISYGTGLEPLEEGAGPMAGGVWRAQTESPARWTPSTFVSSRQNRADKSALGPEDFMDEEDLSEFGIAPKAIVTTDDFASKTKDRIREKARQLAAAAAPIPGATLLDDLITPAKLSVGFELLRKMGWKEGQGVGPRVKRKARRQKPDPGVKIYGCALPPGGSEESEDEDDDYLPDNVTFAPKDVMPVDFTPKDNVHGLAYKGLDPHQALFGMPGEHLNLFGGASEGTSHLLGDVGLSKGRKLGISGQAFGVGALEEEDDDIYATETLSKYDTVLKDEEPGDGLYGWTAPKQYKNQKEPERDLRYVGKILEGFSLASKPLSSKKIYPPPQLPRDYRPVHYFRPVVAATAENAHVLQVLSESSGKAGQDVGTHSRHQLNASKRGELLGEMPVQGSATSVLEFLSQKDKERIKEVKQATDLKAAQAKARSLAQSASSSRAQASTPDLGHSSWHLALGGGTVTTRANNFKPFAKDPEKQRRYEEFLVHMKKGQKDALERCLDPSMTEWERSREREEFARAAQLYVSSNSTLSSRFTHAKEEEDSDQVEVPRDQENDVSDKQSAVKMKMFGKLTRDTFEWHPDKLLCKRFNVPDPYPGSTLVGLPRVKRDKYSVFNFLTLPEPAPLPTAPVPSEKAPQQRGPDKSRKPSRWDTSKQEKKEDSISEFLSQARSKVGPPKQESSALGSKEEQAPEPRPDMTVDKAVDAQTDGEGSRPSMDLFKAIFASSSDEKSSSSEEEQDDSEDSQEHTEEASLKGSQEVAAGETSVVLAAEPEPEPEPCEPATPFPIQKVQIDEREEFGPRLPPVFCPSEKEGRKEGRKEERKKERKKERKKERKKERKRKEKKKKHKKHKHKSKQKNKKSEKNSSSESTDSSDSGSDAGGPAELSPQELLRRLKCLPLRRQ; this is encoded by the exons GATGGACACCCTCTACCTTTGTATCTTCAAGACAGAACAGGGCTGACAAATCTGCTCTTGGACCTGAAGATTTTATGGACGAAGAG GATCTTAGTGAATTCGGGATAGCACCTAAAGCAATTGTTACCACGGATGATTTTGCTTCCAAAACCAAAGACAGAATCCGGGAGAAGGCCAGGCAGCTGGCCGCTGCTGCAGCCCCTATTCCTGGCGCCACGCTGCTTGATGACCTCATCACACCAGCAAA ATTGTCTGTGGGCTTTGAATTGTTAAGAAAAATGGGTTGGAAGGAAGGGCAAGGAGTCGGCCCTCGGGTGAAGAGAAAGGCGCGCAGACAGAAACCGG ATCCTGGTGTGAAGATCTATGGCTGTGCATTGCCGCCTGGAGGCTCTGAAGAGTCTGAG GATGAAGATGATGACTACCTGCCTGACAATGTGACTTTTGCTCCTAAAGACGTCATGCCTGTGGATTTTACACCTAAAGATAATGTACATGGGTTGGCCTACAAGGGCCTGGACCCCCACCAAGCATTGTTTGGAATGCCAGGAGAACACCTGAATCTTTTTGGTGGCGCATCTGAGGGGACCAGCCATCTTCTTGGAGATGTTGGACTGAGTAAAGGAAGAAAACTGGGCATTTCTGGCCAG GCTTTTGGTGTAGGTGCcctggaagaggaagatgatgacaTCTATGCCACAGAAACTCTATCCAAGTATGACACTGTGCTGAAGGACGAGGAGCCTGGAGATGGCCTCTATGGCTGGACAGCTCCCAAACAATACAAAAATCAGAAAG AACCCGAGAGAGATCTTCGATATGTTGGCAAAATTTTGGAAGGATTTTCCTTGGCTTCTAAACCTTTATCTTCAAAGAAA ATTTACCCGCCCCCTCAGTTGCCCAGAGACTACCGACCGGTGCATTATTTCAGACCTGTAGTCGCCGCAACAGCCGAGAATGCTCACGTACTTCAGGTGTTATCGGAGTCATCTGGGAAAGCAGGGCAGGATGTGGGGACGCACAGTAGGCATCAACTCAATGCCTCCAAGCGGGGGGAGTTGCTAGGAGAGATGCCTGTTCAAG GGTCAGCTACTTCAGTGTTGgagtttctgtctcaaaaagacaaagagagaattaAAGAAGTGAAGCAGGCAACTGACCTGAAAGCCGCCCAAGCCAAGGCCAGGAGTCTGGCCCAGAGTGCTTCAAGCAGCAGAGCGCAGGCGTCCACACCAGACCTGGGGCACAGCTCATGGCACCTGGCCCTGGGCGGAGGGACAGTCACCACAAGAGCCAACAACTTCAAGCCTTTTGCCAAAGATCCAGAAAAGCAGAGACGATACGAAGAGTTCTTAGTACACATGAAGAAGGGCCAGAAAG ATGCTCTGGAACGATGCCTGGACCCCAGCATGACCGAGTGGGAGCGAAGCCGAGAGCGGGAAGAGTTTGCCCGGGCAGCCCAGCTCTATGTGTCCTCCAACTCCACCCTGTCCTCCAGGTTCACTCACgccaaggaggaggaagattcaGATCAGGTCGAAGTTCCTAGGGACCAAGAG AACGATGTCAGTGACAAGCAGTCGGCTGTGAAGATGAAGATGTTTGGGAAGCTCACCCGAGACACGTTTGAGTGGCACCCCGACAAGCTTCTGTGCAAGAGGTTTAACGTCCCTGACCCTTATCCAGG CTCAACTTTAGTTGGCTTACCCAGAGTGAAGAGGGATAAATACTCAGTGTTCAACTTCCTGACGCTCCCAGAGCCTGCCCCTCTGCCCACGGCTCCAGTACCAAGTGAAAAAGCCCCGCAGCAACGGGGTCCAGACA aATCCAGGAAACCATCACGATGGGACACATCCaaacaggagaagaaagaggattcCATTAGCGAGTTTTTAAGTCAAGCTAGATCAAAAGTTGGACCTCCAAAACAAGAATCCAGTGCCTTAGGAAGCAAAGAGGAACAGGCCCCAGAGCCACGCCCAGACATG ACTGTAGACAAAGCTGTGGATGCACAGACGGATGGGGAAGGTAGCCGCCCTTCCATGGATTTATTCAAAGCCATCTTCGCCAGTTCCTCTGATGAAAAGTCCTCATCTTCGGAGGAGGAACAAGATGATAGTGAGGACAGTCAAGAGCACACTGAGGAGGCCAGCCTTAAAGGCTCCCAGGAGGTTGCTGCTGGGGAGACCTCTGTGGTTCTTG CTGctgagccggagccggagccggagccttGTGAGCCTGCAACCCCCTTCCCCATCCAAAAGGTACAGATTGACGAACGGGAAGAGTTCGGGCCTCGGCTGCCTCCTGTCTTCTGCCCCAGTGA gaaggaaggaaggaaggaaggaaggaaggaagaaagaaagaaagaaagaaagaaagaaagaaagaaagaaagaaagaaagaaagaaagaggaaagaga agaaaaagaaacataagaaacacaaacacaaaagtaaGCAAAAGAATAAGAAATCGGAAAAAAATAGCAGTTCTGAGAGCACAGACAGCAGTGACAGCGGGAGCGATGCCGGAGGGCCTGCAGAGCTGTCCCCTCAGGAGCTGCTGAGAAG ACTGAAGTGTCTCCCCCTAAGAAGGCAGTAA